The proteins below are encoded in one region of Micromonospora pisi:
- a CDS encoding helix-turn-helix domain-containing protein, with translation MSRAVEENNRRMLRARDAMDRGYAQPLDVPALARIAHVSEAHFTRTFRATFGETPHRYLQRRRVERAMFLLRETNRPVTEICLDVGFGSLGTFSRTFRDIVGRSPRTYRREAVVTGVPTCFTKAWTRPSA, from the coding sequence GTGAGCCGCGCCGTCGAGGAAAACAACCGCCGCATGCTTCGGGCCCGGGACGCGATGGACCGGGGCTACGCCCAGCCGCTGGACGTCCCGGCCCTGGCCCGCATCGCCCATGTGTCGGAGGCCCACTTCACCCGCACCTTCCGGGCCACGTTCGGCGAGACACCACACCGCTACCTGCAGCGCCGTCGGGTCGAGCGGGCGATGTTCCTGCTGCGGGAAACCAACCGGCCGGTGACGGAGATCTGCCTCGACGTCGGCTTCGGCAGCCTGGGAACCTTCAGCCGTACGTTCCGCGACATCGTCGGCCGGTCGCCGCGGACGTACCGCAGGGAAGCGGTGGTCACGGGCGTGCCGACGTGCTTCACGAAGGCGTGGACGCGGCCGAGCGCCTGA
- a CDS encoding carbohydrate ABC transporter permease, with translation MNAVRSGVVRQLTPGRLVAYAALALYAVVSLYPFAWMVSGALKGRDEILRGGHLVPREPTLDTLVDTWSRLHFFDYLLNSVKVAGLTVLGVLAVYSLASYAFAVLDFPGRRFLFWFFVALLFVPGITVLLPLVILENKLGILGTHLGLVLPFVNGTAPLTVLLLTNAFRSIPRELHDAARVDGAGEARIFWRVYLPLSRPSLITIAVLTAVPTWNEYVLTRVSLNDESRYTLPLALEALASGNVPRYNEIMAGSLILVVPVIVLFLVAQRYFVNGLTGAVKD, from the coding sequence ATGAACGCCGTCCGATCCGGTGTCGTACGCCAACTCACCCCCGGCCGACTCGTCGCGTACGCCGCACTCGCGCTCTACGCGGTGGTCAGTCTCTACCCGTTCGCCTGGATGGTCTCCGGGGCGCTGAAGGGCCGGGACGAGATTCTGCGCGGCGGACACCTCGTTCCCCGCGAGCCGACCTTGGACACCCTGGTCGACACCTGGAGCCGACTGCACTTCTTCGACTACCTGCTCAACAGCGTCAAGGTGGCCGGACTGACCGTGCTCGGGGTGCTGGCCGTCTACAGCCTGGCCTCGTACGCCTTCGCCGTGCTCGACTTCCCCGGCCGCCGGTTCCTCTTCTGGTTCTTCGTCGCGCTGCTCTTCGTGCCCGGCATCACGGTGCTGCTGCCACTGGTGATCCTGGAGAACAAGCTCGGCATCCTCGGCACCCACCTGGGACTGGTGCTGCCGTTCGTCAACGGCACCGCGCCACTGACCGTGCTGCTGCTGACCAACGCGTTCCGGTCGATCCCCCGGGAACTGCACGACGCCGCCCGGGTCGACGGGGCCGGCGAGGCCCGGATCTTCTGGCGGGTCTACCTGCCGCTGAGCCGGCCCTCCCTGATCACCATCGCGGTGCTGACCGCGGTGCCGACCTGGAACGAGTACGTGCTGACCCGGGTCTCGCTCAACGACGAGTCCCGCTACACCCTGCCGCTGGCCCTGGAGGCGCTCGCCTCGGGCAACGTACCCCGCTACAACGAGATCATGGCCGGCTCGCTGATCCTGGTGGTCCCGGTCATCGTGCTCTTCCTCGTGGCGCAGCGCTACTTCGTCAACGGGCTGACCGGAGCGGTCAAGGACTAG
- a CDS encoding carbohydrate ABC transporter permease: MARTNTIGPWGRPEAGPSPRRPRRRRRSARRQWLTGYAFVAPAVLLFLVMGLYTVGYSVTLSFAKWNGFTPDWEWVGLDNYRDLLYADPSLAPELRAAALHTAIAMIAVPLGTVAIALPLAVLLNRIRRLRGLLRSIYFLPYVTTGIAVYYAWRYVLEPDGAVNLLLRSTGLGSLARPQGWLADPDTALGTLIVIIIWGSVPVATLLYLAGLQAIDPHLIEAAQLDGAGGVRVVRHITWPLLVPITAAITLLGIRDTMQGFQIFLLMTNGGPGGHTDVLGLQAYQLAFFQGLSPTLGVASALGWMIFLAALLLTVVNARLLRSSQ; this comes from the coding sequence GTGGCCCGCACGAACACGATCGGACCGTGGGGACGACCCGAAGCCGGGCCGTCCCCACGGCGGCCCCGCCGTCGCCGGCGGTCCGCCCGCCGGCAGTGGCTCACCGGGTACGCCTTCGTCGCGCCCGCAGTGCTGCTCTTCCTGGTGATGGGGCTCTACACCGTCGGCTACAGCGTCACCCTGAGCTTCGCGAAGTGGAACGGCTTCACGCCGGACTGGGAGTGGGTCGGGCTCGACAACTACCGCGACCTGCTCTACGCCGACCCGTCGCTCGCCCCGGAGCTGCGCGCCGCCGCCCTGCACACCGCGATCGCGATGATCGCGGTACCGCTCGGCACCGTGGCGATCGCGCTGCCGCTCGCCGTACTGCTCAACCGGATCCGGCGGCTGCGTGGCCTGCTCCGGTCGATCTACTTCCTGCCGTACGTGACCACCGGGATCGCGGTCTACTACGCCTGGCGGTACGTGCTCGAACCGGACGGGGCGGTCAACCTGCTGCTCCGCTCGACCGGCCTGGGCAGCCTGGCCCGGCCCCAGGGCTGGCTCGCCGACCCGGACACCGCGCTCGGCACCCTCATCGTGATCATCATCTGGGGCAGCGTGCCGGTGGCGACGCTGCTCTACCTCGCCGGTCTCCAGGCGATCGACCCGCACCTGATCGAGGCCGCCCAACTCGACGGCGCGGGCGGGGTACGGGTCGTCCGGCACATCACCTGGCCACTGTTGGTGCCGATCACGGCGGCGATCACCCTGCTCGGCATCCGGGACACCATGCAGGGCTTCCAGATCTTCCTACTGATGACAAACGGCGGCCCGGGTGGCCACACGGACGTGCTCGGGCTCCAGGCGTACCAGCTCGCCTTCTTCCAGGGCCTCTCCCCCACCCTCGGCGTGGCCAGCGCACTCGGCTGGATGATCTTCCTGGCCGCACTGCTGCTCACTGTCGTCAACGCCCGACTGCTGCGGAGCAGCCAATGA
- a CDS encoding ABC transporter substrate-binding protein, whose product MSRSSTGRRRLVASLAAATLALGMTACGDDDSESTDQSVTMWTFKNTHVAALEQVAAEFKTKTGISVEIEAYTPDDVFTSKIQSAAQTGDLADVLELHAGGEDLRVGGAGLLGDLAPDFPESAMARFLPSTRSAGLVTEKRRAEQEEVKNAKVGSLFSVPFTAGTFGIVYGNRGKMRAAGLDPDKPPRTWEEFIGYLQATTTADPKQGGLSLGLKVSQTGFNWIYEQLAFAYLGQAGFEALFDKNPAQGFASPEGLQTLRLYQQLTPHWIPGVSALGIDEADVAFAQGKSAFNVGGTFTLAFLSQNGMPAENLITFPIPPATGGKVSDLRLAPLALTGLSVSSQTKNRESAVKWIEHLTSPEGSGAFAKASLDLPATDLGAQAATLLGPKLAALQQYFTGPQESTYDAANRGFRPPDYDEVQVGDPLVKFSPLGETDPAATAAQLDKVLAAMWQKSG is encoded by the coding sequence ATGAGCAGATCGTCGACGGGCCGCCGCCGACTGGTCGCCAGCCTCGCCGCCGCGACACTGGCGCTCGGCATGACCGCCTGCGGCGACGACGACAGCGAGTCCACCGACCAGTCGGTGACCATGTGGACCTTCAAGAACACCCACGTCGCCGCCCTGGAGCAGGTCGCCGCCGAGTTCAAGACCAAGACCGGAATCAGTGTCGAGATCGAGGCGTACACACCCGACGACGTCTTCACCAGCAAGATCCAGAGTGCGGCGCAAACCGGCGACCTGGCGGACGTACTCGAACTGCACGCCGGCGGCGAAGACCTCCGGGTCGGTGGCGCCGGCCTGCTCGGCGACCTCGCGCCGGACTTCCCGGAGTCGGCGATGGCGCGGTTCCTGCCCAGCACCCGCAGCGCCGGACTGGTCACCGAGAAGCGCCGGGCCGAACAGGAGGAGGTCAAGAACGCCAAGGTCGGCAGCCTCTTCAGCGTTCCGTTCACCGCCGGCACCTTCGGCATCGTCTACGGCAACCGGGGGAAGATGCGGGCGGCCGGGCTCGATCCGGACAAGCCGCCCCGGACCTGGGAGGAGTTCATCGGCTACCTCCAGGCGACCACCACCGCCGACCCGAAGCAGGGCGGCCTGTCGCTGGGCCTGAAGGTCAGCCAGACCGGCTTCAACTGGATCTACGAACAACTCGCCTTCGCCTACCTCGGCCAGGCCGGCTTCGAGGCGCTCTTCGACAAGAACCCGGCGCAGGGCTTCGCCAGCCCCGAAGGGCTCCAGACGCTCCGCCTCTACCAGCAGCTCACGCCACACTGGATTCCCGGGGTGAGCGCGCTCGGCATCGACGAGGCCGACGTCGCCTTCGCCCAGGGCAAATCGGCGTTCAACGTGGGCGGCACCTTCACCCTCGCCTTCCTCTCGCAGAACGGCATGCCGGCGGAGAACCTGATCACCTTCCCGATCCCGCCCGCCACCGGCGGCAAGGTCAGTGACCTGCGACTCGCCCCACTGGCCCTCACCGGGCTCTCGGTCAGCTCGCAGACCAAGAACCGGGAATCGGCGGTGAAGTGGATCGAACACCTCACCTCGCCGGAAGGATCCGGCGCGTTCGCCAAGGCCTCACTCGACCTGCCGGCGACCGACCTCGGCGCGCAGGCCGCCACCCTGCTCGGGCCGAAACTCGCCGCGTTGCAGCAGTACTTCACCGGGCCACAGGAGTCCACCTACGACGCGGCGAACCGAGGCTTCCGGCCGCCCGACTACGACGAGGTGCAGGTCGGCGATCCGCTGGTGAAGTTCTCCCCGTTGGGCGAGACCGATCCGGCCGCCACCGCCGCCCAACTGGACAAGGTGCTCGCGGCCATGTGGCAGAAGTCCGGTTAG
- a CDS encoding discoidin domain-containing protein, with product MAVSRRSFISSVVAGSALAAVSTSELLAAARPAHAASPPGDVVGKISVGYQGWFSAPGDGAPIGGWWHWSRDRFQPPSPSNTTIVSWPDMREYTRGYTTAYPNLGNGQPATLFSSYDQQTVDTHFRWMQEHGCDTAALQRFNPFGDEGPTRDAMAVKVRSAADRFGRKFYIMYDVTSWTAMQTELKTDWTTKMSAYTASPAYARQNGKPVVCIWGFGFDDPGRPFAPAPCLEVVNWFKAQDCYVIGGVPTYWRTGVNDSRPGFLDVYHAFNMISPWMVGRTGTLDGLDSFYTNVNVPDQADCNARGIDYQPCVMPGDLSSGHRYHGDFYWRHLYNMIRLGAQGLYVSMFDEYNEGNQIAKTAESAAWVPAGAGIRPLDEDGVACSSDYYLRITADGGRMLKGQLALTPIRPTPPVVGGPGPGPVNLAAGRPTSASSQNGPYPASNAVDGNPSSYWESSGSLPQWFQVDLGASTVVNRVVLRLPAGWESRTQTLTVQGSTNGSTFTTVVGPTGYLFNPAGGNQVTINFASANLRHLRLTVSANTGWPAAQLSQVEVYGGVVSEPGTPPSAPGALTVTAKTATSVSLAWTGSVDDIGVTGYQVRQGGTVVGAPTGTSYTVGGLSPATAYSFSVVALDAANNVSPPSNTVAVTTDTAPPPTSNLALNRPTAESGHVQAYSSGNVVDGNANTYWESPNNAFPQWVQVDLGAPTSIRRVVLKLPPSSAWGTRSQTVTVQGSTNGSSFGTVAGPSALTFNPASGNAVTVALPATTTRYVRVLIGANTGWPAGQLSELEIYAAP from the coding sequence ATGGCCGTCTCCCGTCGCAGCTTCATCTCGTCGGTCGTGGCCGGTTCGGCGCTCGCCGCGGTCTCCACTTCGGAGCTGCTCGCCGCCGCCCGTCCGGCTCACGCGGCCAGCCCACCCGGCGACGTCGTCGGCAAGATCTCGGTGGGCTACCAGGGATGGTTCTCCGCGCCCGGTGACGGCGCCCCGATCGGCGGCTGGTGGCACTGGAGCCGGGACCGGTTCCAGCCGCCCTCGCCCAGCAACACCACGATCGTGTCCTGGCCCGACATGCGCGAGTACACCCGGGGATACACCACCGCGTACCCGAACCTCGGGAACGGCCAGCCGGCGACCCTCTTCTCCTCGTACGACCAGCAGACCGTCGACACCCACTTCCGGTGGATGCAGGAGCACGGCTGCGACACAGCCGCGCTGCAACGCTTCAACCCGTTCGGCGACGAGGGCCCGACCCGCGACGCGATGGCGGTCAAGGTCCGCAGCGCGGCGGACCGGTTCGGCCGCAAGTTCTACATCATGTACGACGTCACGAGCTGGACGGCGATGCAGACCGAGCTCAAGACCGACTGGACCACCAAGATGTCCGCGTACACCGCGTCACCTGCGTACGCGCGACAGAACGGCAAGCCGGTGGTCTGCATCTGGGGCTTCGGCTTCGACGACCCGGGCCGCCCGTTCGCCCCGGCACCCTGCCTCGAGGTGGTCAACTGGTTCAAGGCCCAGGACTGCTACGTCATCGGCGGCGTGCCGACGTACTGGCGTACCGGCGTCAACGACTCCCGGCCCGGATTCCTCGACGTCTACCACGCCTTCAACATGATCTCGCCATGGATGGTCGGGCGAACCGGCACCCTGGACGGGCTGGACTCCTTCTACACCAACGTCAACGTCCCCGACCAGGCCGACTGCAACGCCCGTGGGATCGACTACCAGCCCTGCGTCATGCCCGGAGACCTCTCCTCCGGACACCGCTACCACGGTGACTTCTACTGGCGACACCTCTACAACATGATCCGGCTCGGCGCGCAGGGACTCTACGTCTCCATGTTCGACGAGTACAACGAGGGAAACCAGATCGCCAAAACCGCCGAGTCCGCCGCCTGGGTGCCGGCCGGCGCCGGCATCCGCCCCCTCGACGAGGACGGCGTCGCCTGCTCCTCCGACTACTACCTGCGGATCACCGCGGACGGCGGGCGGATGCTCAAGGGGCAACTCGCCCTCACTCCGATCCGTCCCACCCCGCCTGTCGTCGGCGGCCCCGGACCCGGGCCGGTCAACCTCGCCGCTGGCAGACCGACCAGCGCGAGCAGCCAGAACGGCCCGTACCCGGCGTCGAACGCGGTGGACGGCAACCCGTCAAGCTACTGGGAGAGCAGCGGCAGCCTGCCGCAGTGGTTCCAGGTCGACCTCGGCGCCAGCACGGTGGTGAACCGGGTGGTGCTCCGGCTGCCGGCCGGCTGGGAGAGCCGTACCCAGACGCTGACGGTGCAGGGAAGCACCAACGGGTCGACCTTCACCACCGTGGTCGGCCCGACCGGTTACCTGTTCAACCCGGCCGGCGGCAACCAGGTCACCATCAACTTCGCCAGCGCCAACCTGCGCCATCTGCGTCTCACCGTCTCCGCCAACACGGGCTGGCCGGCCGCGCAACTGTCCCAGGTGGAGGTCTACGGTGGCGTCGTCAGTGAGCCGGGCACCCCGCCGAGCGCACCGGGAGCGCTGACCGTCACCGCCAAGACGGCGACCAGTGTCTCGCTGGCCTGGACCGGGTCGGTCGACGACATCGGCGTGACCGGATACCAGGTTCGGCAGGGTGGGACCGTGGTCGGCGCACCAACCGGTACGTCGTACACGGTGGGCGGGTTGAGCCCGGCGACCGCGTACAGCTTCTCCGTGGTCGCGCTCGACGCTGCCAACAACGTCTCGCCGCCGTCGAACACGGTGGCTGTCACCACCGACACCGCCCCGCCGCCCACCTCGAACCTGGCGCTGAACCGACCCACCGCGGAGAGCGGGCACGTGCAGGCGTACAGCTCGGGCAACGTGGTCGACGGCAACGCGAACACCTACTGGGAGAGCCCCAACAACGCGTTTCCACAGTGGGTGCAGGTCGACCTCGGCGCCCCGACGTCGATCCGCCGCGTGGTGTTGAAGCTGCCGCCCTCGTCGGCGTGGGGCACCCGGAGCCAGACCGTCACCGTGCAGGGCAGCACCAATGGTTCCAGCTTCGGCACCGTGGCCGGCCCGAGCGCGTTGACGTTCAATCCGGCCAGCGGTAACGCCGTCACCGTCGCCCTGCCCGCCACCACCACCCGTTACGTACGCGTGCTGATCGGCGCCAACACGGGCTGGCCCGCCGGACAACTCTCCGAGCTCGAAATCTACGCCGCCCCCTGA
- the trpA gene encoding tryptophan synthase subunit alpha — MTVRTTIEKARAEGRAALIGYLPVGFPDVETSVAAMRAMVAGGVDIVEVGLPYSDPLMDGPVIQRATEAALAAGTRTADAFTAVRGVVDAGAPALVMTYWNLVDRYGVDRFAADLAAAGGSGLITPDLIPDEAAPWQTASDAYDLDRVYLVALTSTPQRLELTANASRGFVYAASLMGVTGERASVGGGARGLVERVKAISDVPVCVGLGVSNGAQAAQVAAFADGVIVGSAFVRALLDAPDRQSGLAAVEAVARDLANGVRSA; from the coding sequence GTGACGGTCCGTACGACGATCGAGAAGGCGCGGGCCGAAGGCCGAGCGGCGTTGATCGGTTACCTGCCGGTCGGTTTCCCGGATGTCGAGACCTCGGTCGCCGCGATGCGGGCGATGGTCGCCGGTGGCGTGGACATCGTCGAGGTTGGCCTACCGTACTCAGATCCGCTGATGGACGGCCCGGTGATCCAGCGGGCCACCGAGGCGGCGCTCGCCGCCGGGACCCGCACCGCCGATGCCTTCACCGCCGTACGCGGGGTGGTCGACGCGGGCGCACCGGCGCTGGTGATGACCTACTGGAACCTGGTCGACCGGTACGGCGTGGACCGGTTCGCCGCCGACCTGGCCGCCGCCGGGGGCTCCGGACTGATCACCCCGGACCTGATCCCGGACGAGGCCGCACCGTGGCAGACCGCCTCCGACGCGTACGACCTGGACCGGGTCTATCTGGTGGCGCTCACCTCCACGCCGCAGCGGCTGGAGCTGACCGCGAACGCCTCGCGCGGGTTCGTCTACGCCGCCTCGCTGATGGGCGTGACCGGCGAGCGGGCCTCGGTCGGTGGTGGCGCCAGGGGCCTGGTCGAGCGGGTGAAGGCGATCAGCGACGTACCGGTCTGTGTCGGGCTCGGGGTGAGCAACGGCGCGCAGGCCGCGCAGGTCGCCGCCTTTGCCGACGGCGTGATCGTCGGCTCGGCCTTCGTCCGCGCCCTGCTCGACGCCCCCGACCGCCAGTCCGGTCTGGCCGCGGTCGAGGCCGTCGCCCGCGACCTGGCCAACGGCGTCCGCTCCGCCTAA
- the trpB gene encoding tryptophan synthase subunit beta, with translation MTQTADSTAQDPTAPAAPLSAQTGPYFGRFGGRFVPEALIAALEELDSAYQAALVDPEFIAQLEGLHRSYSGRPSILTEAPRFAEHAGGARIILKREDLNHTGSHKINNVLGQALLTVRMGKTRVIAETGAGQHGVATATAAALLGLEAVIYMGEEDTRRQALNVARMRLLGATVIPVTAGSRTLKDAMNEAMRDWVTNVHDTHYLIGSVAGPHPFPSMVRDFQKIIGIEARQQVLDLVGRLPDVICACVGGGSNAIGIFQAFLDDTGVELVGLEAGGDGIGTGRHAAAISGGAPGVLHGSRSFILQDEFGQTVESHSISAGLDYPGVGPGHSWLHEIGRGRYEPVDDADAMEAFLLLSRTEGIIPAIESAHALAGAIREGRRLGPDGVILVNLSGRGDKDVDTAARYFGLLDGAPAPTATSAPAQAADAAHGEDVTK, from the coding sequence GTGACCCAGACTGCCGACAGCACCGCACAGGATCCGACGGCCCCGGCCGCTCCCCTCTCCGCGCAGACCGGACCGTACTTCGGGCGGTTCGGTGGACGATTCGTGCCCGAGGCGCTGATCGCGGCGCTGGAGGAGCTGGACAGCGCATACCAGGCGGCGCTGGTGGATCCCGAGTTCATCGCCCAGCTCGAAGGGCTGCACCGCAGCTACTCGGGGCGACCGAGCATCCTCACCGAGGCGCCCCGGTTCGCCGAGCACGCCGGGGGCGCCCGGATCATCCTGAAGCGCGAGGACCTCAACCACACCGGATCACACAAGATCAACAACGTCCTCGGTCAGGCTCTGCTGACCGTACGGATGGGCAAGACCCGGGTGATCGCCGAGACCGGCGCCGGACAGCACGGGGTCGCGACCGCGACCGCCGCCGCGCTGCTCGGGCTCGAAGCGGTGATCTACATGGGCGAGGAGGACACTCGCCGGCAGGCCCTGAACGTGGCCCGGATGCGACTGCTCGGCGCCACCGTCATCCCGGTGACCGCCGGTTCGCGGACCCTCAAGGACGCGATGAACGAGGCCATGCGGGACTGGGTCACCAACGTGCACGACACCCACTACCTGATCGGCTCGGTGGCCGGACCACACCCGTTCCCGTCGATGGTGCGCGACTTCCAGAAGATCATCGGGATTGAGGCCCGGCAGCAGGTGCTCGACCTGGTCGGGCGGTTGCCGGACGTGATCTGCGCCTGCGTCGGCGGCGGGTCCAACGCGATCGGGATCTTCCAGGCGTTCCTCGACGACACCGGGGTCGAACTCGTCGGGCTCGAGGCGGGCGGGGACGGGATCGGCACCGGACGGCACGCGGCGGCGATCAGCGGCGGCGCGCCCGGCGTACTGCACGGCAGCCGTTCCTTCATCCTCCAGGACGAATTCGGTCAGACGGTGGAGAGCCACTCGATCTCGGCCGGACTGGACTACCCCGGGGTCGGGCCGGGGCACTCCTGGCTGCACGAAATCGGTCGGGGACGCTACGAGCCGGTCGACGACGCCGACGCGATGGAGGCGTTCCTGCTGCTCTCCCGTACCGAGGGGATCATCCCGGCGATCGAGAGCGCGCACGCGCTGGCCGGTGCGATCCGCGAAGGCCGCCGACTCGGTCCGGACGGCGTCATCCTGGTCAACCTCTCGGGTCGCGGCGACAAGGACGTCGACACCGCAGCCCGCTACTTCGGCCTGCTGGACGGCGCGCCCGCGCCGACCGCCACCTCCGCGCCGGCCCAGGCCGCTGACGCGGCGCACGGAGAGGACGTGACCAAGTGA
- a CDS encoding DUF6295 family protein → MCTYVTEKIEIDGSGKGPAGWFGLTGATVYVDHPQHAPYEHTVNIDLINHAAGPGARVAVELTEESALALVAAIQAALASAPPGLASAPPRAS, encoded by the coding sequence ATGTGCACCTATGTCACCGAGAAGATCGAGATCGACGGCAGCGGCAAGGGCCCGGCGGGCTGGTTCGGGTTGACCGGCGCCACCGTGTACGTCGACCACCCCCAGCACGCGCCGTACGAGCACACGGTGAACATCGACCTGATCAACCACGCCGCCGGTCCGGGGGCCCGGGTGGCGGTGGAGCTGACCGAGGAGTCGGCCCTCGCGCTGGTCGCCGCGATCCAGGCCGCGCTCGCCAGCGCCCCGCCCGGCCTGGCCAGCGCCCCGCCCCGCGCGTCCTGA
- a CDS encoding dienelactone hydrolase family protein translates to MYDTMLAETVTITGADGDEIEAYLARPMGPGPYGAVVVIHHMPGYDEGTKEITRRFAHHGYLAIMPNLYSREAPGASYDDAAAAARANGGVPDVRLVGDVAGAAAYLRAIPSSNGKVGVIGYCSGGRQTFLAACQLTLDAAVDCYGAFVVGTPPAGMPSTFQPLIGMADQLSAPLLGLFGAEDQSPSPEQTAELERELTRLGKTFEFHTYEDAGHAFFAVDRPSYRPQAAVDGWKQIFTWFDRYLSA, encoded by the coding sequence ATGTACGACACGATGCTGGCGGAGACGGTCACCATCACCGGGGCGGACGGCGACGAGATCGAGGCCTACCTGGCCCGGCCGATGGGCCCCGGCCCGTACGGCGCGGTGGTGGTGATCCACCACATGCCCGGGTACGACGAGGGCACGAAGGAGATCACCCGCCGCTTCGCCCACCACGGTTACCTGGCCATCATGCCCAACCTTTACAGCCGGGAGGCGCCCGGGGCGAGCTACGACGACGCGGCCGCCGCGGCCCGCGCGAACGGGGGTGTGCCGGACGTCCGGTTGGTCGGTGACGTGGCCGGCGCCGCCGCGTACCTGCGTGCGATCCCGTCGAGCAACGGCAAGGTCGGCGTGATCGGCTACTGCTCGGGCGGCCGGCAGACGTTCCTCGCCGCCTGCCAGTTGACGCTCGACGCGGCGGTCGACTGCTACGGCGCGTTCGTCGTCGGTACGCCCCCGGCGGGCATGCCGTCCACCTTCCAGCCGCTGATCGGGATGGCCGACCAGCTCTCCGCCCCGCTGCTCGGGCTCTTCGGCGCCGAGGACCAGTCCCCGTCCCCGGAGCAGACCGCCGAGTTGGAGCGGGAGCTGACCCGGTTGGGCAAGACGTTCGAGTTCCACACCTACGAGGACGCCGGTCACGCCTTCTTCGCCGTCGACCGGCCCAGCTACCGGCCGCAGGCGGCGGTCGACGGCTGGAAGCAGATCTTCACCTGGTTCGACCGCTACCTGAGCGCCTGA